The following proteins are encoded in a genomic region of Variovorax paradoxus:
- a CDS encoding C40 family peptidase, with translation MQDASMPTPRRRMPLLLRLLPIGACLLALGCASPRAPPSSSTYSTSPLTTEQSNGVAIHALGLVGTPYRYGGNTPEGGFDCSGLIGYVYRNNAGQAMPRTVASLAGFGRPVPASDIRSGDLVLFGASTPSHAGIYVGAGQFVHAPSTGGEVRLDRLDGAYWSRQPMQARRL, from the coding sequence TTGCAAGACGCCTCCATGCCCACGCCACGCCGCCGCATGCCGTTGCTGCTCCGGCTGCTCCCCATCGGCGCCTGCCTGCTGGCGCTGGGCTGCGCGAGCCCACGAGCGCCGCCATCGTCGTCCACATACAGCACCTCGCCGCTGACGACCGAACAATCGAATGGCGTTGCGATCCATGCACTGGGCCTGGTTGGCACGCCGTACCGCTATGGCGGCAACACGCCCGAAGGCGGGTTCGATTGCAGCGGCCTCATCGGCTACGTGTACAGAAACAACGCGGGCCAGGCCATGCCGCGCACGGTGGCGAGCTTGGCCGGGTTCGGCCGCCCTGTGCCGGCGTCCGACATCCGCTCGGGCGACCTGGTGCTCTTCGGCGCGTCCACGCCGTCGCATGCGGGCATCTATGTCGGCGCGGGGCAGTTCGTGCATGCGCCATCGACCGGCGGCGAAGTGCGGCTCGATCGGCTCGACGGCGCCTATTGGTCGCGCCAGCCGATGCAGGCGCGCCGGCTCTGA